A single Nicotiana tabacum cultivar K326 chromosome 5, ASM71507v2, whole genome shotgun sequence DNA region contains:
- the LOC107832257 gene encoding uncharacterized protein LOC107832257 isoform X1, which yields MSLAKRRAAMKAMGKAFDRGKMWTETHKRKDGSYVTDEARVIGERIEEIRTERAESLDEPSPNDALGIVFGPEHPGCVRGLGLGVVPIVAFKQTFVRYRRGYVGSSSTTAPTPARKQEMTDVKSKLNALISLYERNIGNIPEEFAHLFFTPPQAPDLGSDAPSTVEPRRSLDESNNDDRPSVN from the exons ATGAGTTTGGCTAAAAGAAGGGCTGCAATG AAGGCGATGGGAAAAGCTTTTGATCGAGGCAAAATGTGGACTGAGACTCATAAAAGGAAAGATGGGAGTTATGTAACTGATGAGGCTAGGGTGATTGGG gaaagaattgaagaaattcgAACTGAAAGAGCAGAAAGTCTTGATGAACCTTCACCAAATGATGCACTTGGCATAGTATTCGGTCCCGAGCACCCCGGCTGTGTTCGAGGTTTAGGCTTGGGTGTAGTTCCAATAGTAGCATTCAAACAGACATTTGTGAGATACCGTCGTGGTTATGTGGGTTCATCTAGCACTACCGCTCCAACTCCGGCGCGGAAGCAAGAGATGACAGATGTGAAATCAAAATTAAATGCACTAATTAGCTTATATGAAAGGAACATAGGGAATATCCCCGAGGAGTTTGCTCACTTATTTTTCACTCCTCCACAG GCACCAGATTTAGGAAGTGATGCACCATCAACAGTTGAACCAAGAAGATCTTTAGATGAAAGTAACAATGATGATCGTCCAAGTGTGAATTAG
- the LOC107832257 gene encoding uncharacterized protein LOC107832257 isoform X2 — translation MSLAKRRAAMKAMGKAFDRGKMWTETHKRKDGSYVTDEARVIGERIEEIRTERAESLDEPSPNDALGIVFGPEHPGCVRGLGLGVVPIVAFKQTFVRYRRGYVGSSSTTAPTPARKQEMTDVKSKLNALISLYERNIGNIPEEFAHLFFTPPQDKYSALAGNDGTVTTKPGLAAKKMMGC, via the exons ATGAGTTTGGCTAAAAGAAGGGCTGCAATG AAGGCGATGGGAAAAGCTTTTGATCGAGGCAAAATGTGGACTGAGACTCATAAAAGGAAAGATGGGAGTTATGTAACTGATGAGGCTAGGGTGATTGGG gaaagaattgaagaaattcgAACTGAAAGAGCAGAAAGTCTTGATGAACCTTCACCAAATGATGCACTTGGCATAGTATTCGGTCCCGAGCACCCCGGCTGTGTTCGAGGTTTAGGCTTGGGTGTAGTTCCAATAGTAGCATTCAAACAGACATTTGTGAGATACCGTCGTGGTTATGTGGGTTCATCTAGCACTACCGCTCCAACTCCGGCGCGGAAGCAAGAGATGACAGATGTGAAATCAAAATTAAATGCACTAATTAGCTTATATGAAAGGAACATAGGGAATATCCCCGAGGAGTTTGCTCACTTATTTTTCACTCCTCCACAG GATAAATACAGTGCTTTGGCTGGAAATGATGGAACTGTGACAACAAAACCTGGACTTGCGGCCAAGAAAATGATGGGCTGCTAA